One genomic region from Spirosoma sp. KCTC 42546 encodes:
- a CDS encoding transposase: MGLRNRTLLTEERCFFITTTCYQHLPLLFDATCFTILFDSFRFYNEKYKAKLLAYVLMNNHIHFIIFFQAETRLIEYMRDFKKFTSLKLREYIQAQQAKQLPHIVFEHRSQRFKIWEDRYDDVYLYSRDVCETKIGYIHTNPVRAGLVTNPVDYPYSSAAFYEGKRGKSQLMHYRDVF, from the coding sequence ATGGGCCTCCGTAATCGTACCTTACTAACTGAAGAACGTTGCTTTTTCATTACAACAACCTGCTATCAGCACTTACCTCTCCTTTTTGATGCAACGTGCTTTACCATCCTATTCGATAGTTTCCGATTCTATAACGAAAAATACAAGGCAAAACTTCTTGCTTATGTATTGATGAACAATCACATCCACTTCATCATTTTTTTCCAAGCAGAAACTCGTCTGATTGAGTACATGCGGGACTTCAAGAAATTCACATCACTCAAGTTAAGAGAGTATATCCAAGCTCAACAAGCAAAACAATTACCGCACATTGTTTTTGAGCATCGTTCACAACGTTTTAAAATCTGGGAGGATCGGTACGACGATGTGTACCTCTACTCACGCGATGTGTGTGAAACCAAAATTGGGTATATCCATACGAATCCTGTCCGAGCCGGTTTAGTAACGAATCCCGTTGATTACCCATATTCCAGTGCAGCTTTCTATGAAGGCAAGCGAGGGAAATCGCAATTAATGCATTATCGGGATGTGTTCTAA
- the nudK gene encoding GDP-mannose pyrophosphatase NudK: MTSERVQLTEEKLLSDNWYILKRFTFNYLGRNGQWTTQQREAYDRGNGATILLHNPEADTVILTRQFRLPTFVNGNESGMLIEACAGLLDNDHPDDAIRREMEEETGYRIQSVEKIMEAYMSPGSVTEKLFFYLAHYTADTERNAGGGIDEEEIEILELPVSQAMNMIRSGEIRDGKTIMLLQYLRLQQLNEN, translated from the coding sequence ATGACTTCTGAACGTGTGCAACTAACGGAGGAAAAACTACTCTCCGACAACTGGTACATTCTGAAACGATTCACGTTCAACTACCTGGGCAGGAACGGCCAGTGGACTACGCAACAACGTGAAGCGTACGACCGGGGCAACGGAGCTACGATTCTGCTCCATAATCCGGAAGCCGATACGGTCATTTTAACCCGCCAGTTTCGGTTACCAACCTTTGTTAATGGGAATGAGTCCGGGATGCTCATCGAAGCCTGTGCTGGCCTGCTTGATAACGACCATCCAGATGATGCAATCCGGCGAGAAATGGAAGAAGAGACCGGTTATCGGATTCAGTCGGTCGAGAAAATTATGGAAGCGTACATGAGTCCAGGTTCGGTGACGGAGAAGCTATTTTTCTACCTTGCACACTACACCGCCGATACGGAACGGAATGCTGGGGGCGGCATTGATGAAGAAGAAATTGAGATTCTGGAGCTACCTGTTAGTCAGGCCATGAACATGATCAGAAGTGGTGAAATTAGGGATGGTAAGACGATTATGTTATTGCAGTATTTGCGGTTGCAGCAGCTGAATGAAAATTAG
- a CDS encoding PIG-L family deacetylase: protein MSLRKRLPALLLALSLSSALCAQVPYGPIKPTAPGEILSNLKKLNVLGSVLYVAAHPDDENTLLLAYLAKDRLVRTGYLSLTRGDGGQNLIGPEQGENIGVIRTQELLAARRVDGPDQFFSRAYDFGFSKSTNEAVRTWGQDKVLADVVWMIRKYQPDVIITRFPPDARAGHGHHSASGFLAEEAFKISNDPTKFPEQLAFVKPWQAKRIFWNMFIPGAFLSNKKPDEAGNLVGVETGLYNPLLGKSYGEIASESRSQHKSQGFGVAPNRGAKIDYFLLKGGNPVEKDPLEGVDLSWKRMKNSDAVQALVTQTIASFRPDQPAASVPALVQLYGAISKLDTTNIYVKAKRQEVQTLLQQCLGLWFETNPADYAATPGETIKISTNIVSRVDAPVKLQSIHYSTGKDTTLNLALKPNDVILFPTTLTIPKTQAISQPYWLEKPIDKGLFQVDNQQLIGLPENPAAVTASYTFEIGGQSFTYSRPVVYKSTDPVDGEIYRPFIIQPAVTANLTERVYVFADNTPKTAEIVLKAGQANQSGTLKLDVPAGWRVEPASAPFSLTNKGDEQRVTFSLSPTAQAKDGKLQAVMTTATGTFTTGLRLVAYKHIPTQTLFPPASAKLVKLDVKVTAKNIGYIVGAGDEVPAALQQMGCRVTLLGPNDLIGNLAGYDAIVVGVRAYNTNSWMARAQPKLMDYVKNGGTMIVQYVTPVNSFFRNEAPLPQLGPYPFKVVNERVTEEDAPMTFINPQHSLLNFPNKITEADFSGWIQERGIYFGQDWDKAYEPIFSANDQNEAPKQGSLLYAKYGKGHFMYTGLVFFRELPAGVPGAYRLFANMISVGSNNAASVSGSQSKK from the coding sequence GTGTCGCTTAGAAAACGCCTGCCCGCTTTACTACTCGCTCTTTCACTCAGTTCCGCTTTATGCGCTCAGGTTCCCTACGGCCCTATCAAGCCCACTGCCCCCGGCGAAATTCTGTCGAACCTCAAAAAATTGAACGTCCTGGGCTCTGTCTTATACGTAGCTGCCCACCCTGATGATGAAAATACCCTGCTCCTGGCTTACCTGGCCAAAGATCGACTGGTTCGTACGGGTTATCTCTCGCTCACGCGGGGGGATGGTGGCCAAAATCTGATTGGACCGGAGCAGGGCGAAAATATTGGCGTTATCCGTACGCAGGAGCTTTTGGCAGCCCGACGTGTCGATGGTCCCGATCAGTTTTTTAGCCGGGCGTATGACTTTGGTTTCTCCAAATCGACGAATGAAGCCGTGCGCACCTGGGGACAGGATAAAGTGCTGGCCGATGTTGTCTGGATGATTCGGAAGTACCAACCCGATGTGATTATTACCCGCTTCCCGCCAGATGCCCGCGCTGGTCACGGACACCATAGCGCATCGGGTTTTCTGGCCGAAGAAGCCTTTAAAATCTCAAACGATCCTACGAAATTTCCGGAACAATTAGCCTTTGTCAAACCCTGGCAGGCCAAACGCATTTTCTGGAATATGTTCATTCCGGGGGCTTTCCTGAGCAACAAAAAACCCGACGAAGCGGGCAATCTGGTCGGTGTTGAAACGGGTTTGTACAATCCACTGCTGGGCAAATCATACGGAGAGATTGCGTCTGAAAGCCGCAGTCAGCATAAAAGTCAGGGATTTGGTGTAGCGCCTAACCGGGGTGCCAAAATTGACTACTTCCTTTTGAAGGGTGGTAACCCTGTTGAAAAAGACCCGCTTGAGGGCGTCGACTTAAGCTGGAAACGGATGAAAAACAGCGATGCCGTACAAGCGTTGGTCACACAAACGATTGCCAGCTTCCGCCCCGACCAACCTGCCGCTTCAGTGCCAGCTTTGGTACAACTTTATGGAGCGATCAGCAAACTGGATACGACCAATATTTACGTAAAAGCCAAACGCCAGGAAGTACAAACGCTTCTTCAACAATGCCTGGGCCTATGGTTTGAAACCAACCCCGCCGACTATGCGGCCACGCCCGGCGAAACCATTAAGATCTCAACCAACATTGTCAGCCGGGTCGATGCGCCGGTGAAATTGCAGAGCATTCATTATTCAACTGGTAAGGATACGACGCTCAATCTGGCACTCAAACCGAATGATGTCATCCTGTTCCCAACAACGCTGACCATCCCGAAAACCCAGGCGATTTCGCAACCCTACTGGCTCGAAAAACCGATTGATAAAGGTCTGTTTCAGGTCGATAATCAGCAACTGATCGGCCTCCCTGAAAATCCAGCAGCAGTGACGGCTAGTTATACCTTCGAGATTGGCGGACAGTCATTTACGTATAGCCGTCCCGTCGTTTACAAATCAACCGATCCGGTCGATGGTGAAATTTATCGTCCGTTCATTATTCAACCCGCGGTAACGGCCAACCTCACCGAACGCGTGTACGTCTTCGCCGATAACACGCCTAAAACGGCAGAAATCGTCTTAAAAGCGGGTCAGGCTAATCAATCGGGAACGTTGAAGCTGGATGTTCCGGCGGGCTGGCGTGTTGAACCTGCATCTGCGCCTTTTTCATTGACGAATAAAGGTGATGAACAACGCGTAACGTTCAGTCTTTCGCCAACGGCTCAGGCCAAAGACGGCAAATTACAGGCTGTCATGACGACGGCTACTGGCACCTTTACAACGGGCTTACGCCTGGTTGCCTACAAACACATTCCAACCCAAACACTATTTCCTCCTGCCTCGGCCAAATTGGTTAAGCTGGATGTGAAGGTAACCGCGAAAAATATCGGCTACATCGTTGGCGCGGGCGATGAAGTACCAGCCGCGTTGCAACAAATGGGTTGCCGCGTTACGTTGCTTGGCCCCAATGATTTGATCGGCAATTTGGCCGGTTATGATGCCATTGTAGTAGGCGTTCGGGCTTATAATACCAATAGCTGGATGGCACGCGCTCAACCGAAGCTGATGGACTACGTTAAAAACGGGGGAACGATGATTGTGCAGTATGTTACGCCCGTCAACTCGTTTTTCCGCAATGAGGCTCCCCTACCCCAACTTGGCCCTTATCCATTTAAAGTGGTAAATGAGCGGGTAACGGAAGAAGACGCGCCCATGACGTTTATCAATCCGCAGCATTCCCTACTCAACTTTCCCAACAAAATCACCGAAGCCGATTTTTCGGGTTGGATTCAGGAGCGCGGTATTTATTTCGGACAGGATTGGGATAAGGCCTACGAACCTATTTTCTCGGCCAACGATCAGAACGAAGCTCCTAAACAGGGCAGCCTGCTCTACGCCAAATACGGCAAGGGGCACTTCATGTACACGGGGCTGGTCTTCTTCCGGGAGCTACCTGCGGGCGTACCAGGGGCGTATCGTCTGTTCGCCAATATGATCTCTGTTGGAAGCAACAATGCAGCCTCCGTGTCTGGTTCTCAGAGCAAGAAGTAG